One region of Eubalaena glacialis isolate mEubGla1 chromosome 6, mEubGla1.1.hap2.+ XY, whole genome shotgun sequence genomic DNA includes:
- the LOC133093592 gene encoding serine palmitoyltransferase small subunit A produces the protein MALARAWKQMSWFYYQYLLVTALYMLEPWERTVFNSMLVSIVGMALYTGYVFMPQHIMAILHYFEIVQ, from the coding sequence ATGGCGCTGGCGCGGGCCTGGAAACAGATGTCCTGGTTCTACTACCAGTACCTGCTGGTCACGGCGCTCTACATGCTGGAGCCCTGGGAGCGGACTGTGTTCAATTCCATGCTGGTTTCCATCGTGGGGATGGCACTGTACACAGGATATGTCTTCATGCCTCAGCACATCATGGCGATACTGCACTACTTTGAAATTGTACAGTGA